The following are encoded in a window of Octopus sinensis linkage group LG23, ASM634580v1, whole genome shotgun sequence genomic DNA:
- the LOC118767629 gene encoding uncharacterized protein LOC118767629 isoform X1, translating to MKNCPRTIFHPIRVLGFIAVVSSFFLLFAWKQYSVNKEYTGTTLNKHNQKFINNSKEFPNNQVHHINKKTVSKKKQELVQLNNKTKYIIFYCVDHRGCGGWGDRQHGIISIYLMAQAMGRRFGIIISRLCNFTNYLQPNKINWTIDPKELHGLRSRRLHLVDNNTYISSLQSADLEMLYPEDVLYLTTNRIYFHALKRNPRYKEQLHWASKMSYGNLFAKMMNLLFRFSDHLQEKFDKFFEVNIPRPDIHLVCAQIRMGQNPSVPGDPPRNSMSSIQIIWNLLNKYNTSKYKIFVTTDSEEVQAIAFKKFSPQIVYTSGGIMHMDRPRKEMKNKCDGVRKAFLDQYILSECDTLIISRSGFGENAMMMSQKDNKVFYFRYTKIKQINKEKFSAIWQKKWL from the coding sequence aTTCGAGTTCTTGGATTCATTGCTGTGGTCAGCAGCTTCTTTCTACTGTTTGCCTGGAAGCAATATTCTGTGAATAAAGAATATACAGGGACAACATTAAACAAACACAaccaaaagtttataaataattcTAAGGAATTTCCAAATAATCAAGTGCatcatataaataagaaaactgtaagcaaaaagaaacaggaattggttcagttaaacaacaaaactaaatatattattttttactgtGTTGATCATAGAGGTTGTGGAGGTTGGGGAGATAGACAGCATggaataatttctatatatttaatggCACAGGCCATGGGTCGTCGTTTTGGCATCATTATTTCAAGACTTTGTAATTTTACTAATTATCTTCAACCAAACAAAATTAACTGGACAATTGACCCAAAAGAGTTGCATGGCCTAAGAAGTCGTCGCCTTCATTTGGTTGACAACAATACGTACATTTCCTCTTTACAATCAGCAGACTTAGAAATGCTTTACCCTGAAGATGTCCTCTATCTGACAACAAATCGAATCTATTTTCATGCCTTGAAACGGAATCCTCGCTACAAAGAACAACTGCATTGGGCATCAAAAATGTCATATGGAAATTTATTTGCTAAAATGATGAATTTATTGTTTCGCTTCAGCGATCATTTACaggaaaaatttgacaaattCTTTGAAGTCAATATCCCCAGGCCAGATATACATCTGGTGTGTGCTCAGATTCGAATGGGACAGAACCCTAGTGTTCCAGGAGATCCCCCAAGGAATTCAATGTCAAGTATTCAGATTATCTGGAACTTGTTAAATAAGTACAACACAAGCAAGTACAAAATATTTGTGACAACAGACTCAGAAGAGGTACAGGCGatagcttttaaaaaattttctcctCAAATTGTGTACACATCAGGGGGAATAATGCATATGGATCGGCCACGTAAGGAGATGAAAAACAAGTGTGATGGTGTAAGGAAGGCGTTTTTGGACCAATATATTCTGAGTGAATGTGATACGTTGATAATAAGCCGAAGTGGTTTTGGTGAAAATGCTATGATGATGAGCCAAAAAGACAACAAAGTGTTTTAttttagatatacaaaaataaaacaaatcaacaaagaaaaattttctgccatCTGGCAAAAAAAATGGTTGTGA
- the LOC118767629 gene encoding uncharacterized protein LOC118767629 isoform X2, with protein MKNCQGNSFYSIRVLGFIAVVSSFFLLFAWKQYSVNKEYTGTTLNKHNQKFINNSKEFPNNQVHHINKKTVSKKKQELVQLNNKTKYIIFYCVDHRGCGGWGDRQHGIISIYLMAQAMGRRFGIIISRLCNFTNYLQPNKINWTIDPKELHGLRSRRLHLVDNNTYISSLQSADLEMLYPEDVLYLTTNRIYFHALKRNPRYKEQLHWASKMSYGNLFAKMMNLLFRFSDHLQEKFDKFFEVNIPRPDIHLVCAQIRMGQNPSVPGDPPRNSMSSIQIIWNLLNKYNTSKYKIFVTTDSEEVQAIAFKKFSPQIVYTSGGIMHMDRPRKEMKNKCDGVRKAFLDQYILSECDTLIISRSGFGENAMMMSQKDNKVFYFRYTKIKQINKEKFSAIWQKKWL; from the exons ATGAAGAATTGCCAAGGAAATAGTTTTTACTCA aTTCGAGTTCTTGGATTCATTGCTGTGGTCAGCAGCTTCTTTCTACTGTTTGCCTGGAAGCAATATTCTGTGAATAAAGAATATACAGGGACAACATTAAACAAACACAaccaaaagtttataaataattcTAAGGAATTTCCAAATAATCAAGTGCatcatataaataagaaaactgtaagcaaaaagaaacaggaattggttcagttaaacaacaaaactaaatatattattttttactgtGTTGATCATAGAGGTTGTGGAGGTTGGGGAGATAGACAGCATggaataatttctatatatttaatggCACAGGCCATGGGTCGTCGTTTTGGCATCATTATTTCAAGACTTTGTAATTTTACTAATTATCTTCAACCAAACAAAATTAACTGGACAATTGACCCAAAAGAGTTGCATGGCCTAAGAAGTCGTCGCCTTCATTTGGTTGACAACAATACGTACATTTCCTCTTTACAATCAGCAGACTTAGAAATGCTTTACCCTGAAGATGTCCTCTATCTGACAACAAATCGAATCTATTTTCATGCCTTGAAACGGAATCCTCGCTACAAAGAACAACTGCATTGGGCATCAAAAATGTCATATGGAAATTTATTTGCTAAAATGATGAATTTATTGTTTCGCTTCAGCGATCATTTACaggaaaaatttgacaaattCTTTGAAGTCAATATCCCCAGGCCAGATATACATCTGGTGTGTGCTCAGATTCGAATGGGACAGAACCCTAGTGTTCCAGGAGATCCCCCAAGGAATTCAATGTCAAGTATTCAGATTATCTGGAACTTGTTAAATAAGTACAACACAAGCAAGTACAAAATATTTGTGACAACAGACTCAGAAGAGGTACAGGCGatagcttttaaaaaattttctcctCAAATTGTGTACACATCAGGGGGAATAATGCATATGGATCGGCCACGTAAGGAGATGAAAAACAAGTGTGATGGTGTAAGGAAGGCGTTTTTGGACCAATATATTCTGAGTGAATGTGATACGTTGATAATAAGCCGAAGTGGTTTTGGTGAAAATGCTATGATGATGAGCCAAAAAGACAACAAAGTGTTTTAttttagatatacaaaaataaaacaaatcaacaaagaaaaattttctgccatCTGGCAAAAAAAATGGTTGTGA